A window of the Parabacteroides merdae ATCC 43184 genome harbors these coding sequences:
- a CDS encoding family 20 glycosylhydrolase produces MKIQLYWLLLAALLLLSGKADAANNKKPFVIPELQEWRGAQGMFTPTATSRIVYTGKDPSVARVANQFAEDYELMFGRRMQVVQGRAAAGDFVFSLSSDSRLGEEGYTMKITDRVIVTAPKSKGLYWATRTLLQLTEQQGNQALPKGTARDYPDYAIRGFMMDCGRKFIPMSMLRDYVKMMAYYKMNTFQIHLNDNAFKQYYNHDWNKTYSAFRLECETFPGLTARDGYYTKKEFIALQQLADSLGVEIIPEIDVPAHSLALTQYKPEIGSEEYGMDHLDLFKPETYEFVDALFREYLEGRNPVFTGKRVHIGTDEYSNKKQDVVEKFRAFTDHYIRFVEGFGKQACVWGALTHAKGETPVKSENVLMSAWYNGYADPKEMIKQGYDLISIPDGYLYIVPAAGYYYDYLNTEMLYKEWTPAHVGKEVFPEKHKQIKGGMFAVWNDHAGNGISTKDIHYRVFPAMQTLAVKMWTGKDCTVPYADFNSARMAISEAPGVNVAGRIGTEPRSVYNLETLKPGMETGLKEIGYHYTVSFDIKAEAEEKGTELFRSPDAVFYLSDPASGKLGFIRDGYLNTFNYQFYPEETASVTITGDEKSTRLYIDGKLKEDLAIRKQYFNGGKDSMNYVRTLVFPLEKAGNFKSSIRNVEVLNYCKSEM; encoded by the coding sequence ATGAAGATACAACTCTATTGGCTGCTTTTGGCAGCTTTATTGTTATTGTCTGGAAAAGCAGACGCCGCAAATAACAAGAAACCGTTTGTCATCCCTGAATTGCAGGAATGGAGAGGAGCTCAGGGGATGTTCACTCCTACGGCTACATCCCGGATCGTGTATACCGGAAAAGATCCGTCTGTAGCCCGTGTTGCCAATCAGTTTGCCGAAGACTACGAGCTGATGTTCGGCCGTCGGATGCAGGTCGTGCAAGGTCGTGCGGCTGCCGGCGATTTTGTGTTCTCCCTCTCGTCCGACAGCCGGTTGGGAGAGGAAGGCTACACGATGAAGATCACTGACCGCGTCATCGTTACTGCTCCTAAGAGCAAGGGGCTGTATTGGGCTACCCGCACGTTGCTACAACTGACCGAACAGCAGGGTAATCAGGCTTTGCCGAAAGGGACAGCCCGTGATTATCCCGACTATGCGATCCGTGGTTTTATGATGGATTGCGGGCGTAAATTTATTCCAATGAGCATGTTACGTGATTATGTGAAGATGATGGCCTACTATAAGATGAACACATTCCAGATCCACTTGAACGATAATGCTTTCAAGCAATATTACAATCACGACTGGAACAAGACCTATTCGGCTTTCCGCCTCGAATGTGAAACTTTTCCCGGACTGACCGCCCGCGATGGCTATTATACAAAAAAGGAGTTTATCGCCCTGCAACAACTCGCCGATAGCCTGGGTGTGGAGATCATTCCGGAGATAGATGTCCCGGCACATTCGCTTGCTCTTACACAGTATAAGCCGGAGATCGGCAGCGAAGAGTATGGCATGGATCATCTTGACTTGTTCAAACCTGAAACTTATGAGTTCGTGGATGCTCTTTTCCGCGAGTACCTGGAAGGACGTAATCCCGTCTTTACCGGCAAACGTGTCCATATTGGAACGGACGAATATTCCAATAAAAAGCAGGATGTGGTGGAGAAATTCCGTGCTTTCACCGATCACTATATCCGTTTTGTGGAAGGTTTCGGCAAGCAGGCTTGTGTCTGGGGAGCTTTGACGCACGCAAAGGGTGAAACACCTGTAAAATCTGAAAACGTGCTGATGAGCGCTTGGTATAACGGGTATGCCGATCCGAAAGAGATGATCAAACAAGGCTATGACCTGATTAGTATCCCTGACGGGTATCTGTATATCGTTCCCGCAGCAGGCTATTATTATGATTATCTGAATACGGAAATGCTTTATAAAGAATGGACGCCCGCCCATGTAGGGAAAGAAGTGTTTCCCGAAAAGCATAAGCAGATCAAAGGCGGTATGTTTGCTGTCTGGAACGACCATGCGGGTAACGGCATCAGCACGAAGGATATTCACTATCGCGTGTTTCCTGCTATGCAGACGTTGGCTGTTAAGATGTGGACGGGAAAGGATTGTACGGTTCCGTATGCGGACTTTAACAGCGCCCGTATGGCGATCAGCGAAGCACCTGGCGTGAACGTGGCCGGACGTATCGGGACGGAGCCGCGTTCCGTTTACAACCTCGAAACTTTGAAGCCGGGAATGGAAACGGGGTTGAAAGAGATTGGCTATCATTATACCGTCTCTTTCGATATCAAAGCGGAGGCGGAGGAAAAGGGAACCGAATTGTTTCGTTCGCCTGATGCTGTCTTTTACCTGTCTGATCCGGCTTCCGGAAAGTTGGGATTTATCCGGGATGGATATCTGAATACCTTCAACTACCAGTTTTATCCAGAAGAGACCGCATCGGTAACCATTACTGGGGACGAGAAATCTACGCGGCTTTACATCGACGGTAAGTTGAAAGAGGATCTGGCTATCCGGAAACAGTATTTCAATGGAGGAAAAGATTCGATGAATTATGTCCGCACATTGGTATTCCCATTGGAAAAAGCGGGAAATTTCAAGAGCTCGATCCGTAATGTGGAAGTGCTGAACTATTGCAAGTCGGAGATGTAG
- a CDS encoding tRNA threonylcarbamoyladenosine dehydratase, whose product MSYNWNTRTELLLGADRMERLAHSHVLVVGLGGVGAYAAEQICRAGIGHMTIVDADTVNESNINRQLPALHSTLGMPKAEVVARRLLDINPRLKLGVLNEFLRDERTEEVLSATRYDFVVDAIDSLSPKVFLLYHAYQRNIPVVSSMGAGAKMDPSQVRIADISKTCNCALAKAVRKRLRGLGVNKGIPVVFSTEIANPDAVVEVEGEQCKRTTTGTVSYMPAIFGCYLASYVINQLKVES is encoded by the coding sequence ATGAGTTACAATTGGAACACACGGACGGAACTTTTGTTAGGCGCCGACCGGATGGAGCGGCTGGCACATAGCCATGTGCTGGTAGTGGGACTAGGAGGTGTGGGAGCTTATGCAGCCGAACAGATATGCCGCGCCGGAATCGGCCACATGACGATCGTCGACGCCGACACGGTGAACGAAAGCAATATCAACCGCCAACTGCCGGCGTTACATTCGACGTTGGGGATGCCGAAAGCTGAAGTCGTAGCCCGTCGCCTGTTAGATATCAATCCCCGTCTGAAACTAGGTGTCCTGAACGAATTTTTGCGCGACGAACGGACGGAAGAGGTACTTTCGGCGACCCGGTACGATTTTGTCGTCGACGCGATCGATTCCCTCAGTCCGAAAGTATTCCTCTTGTATCACGCTTATCAGAGAAATATCCCTGTCGTTTCCTCAATGGGTGCCGGAGCCAAGATGGACCCGTCACAAGTCAGGATCGCGGATATCTCGAAGACCTGCAACTGCGCATTGGCAAAAGCCGTACGCAAACGACTGCGCGGTCTGGGCGTCAACAAAGGGATTCCGGTTGTCTTCTCTACCGAGATAGCCAATCCTGATGCCGTCGTAGAAGTGGAAGGCGAACAATGCAAACGGACAACGACCGGAACCGTTTCCTATATGCCGGCAATATTCGGATGCTACTTAGCCTCATATGTTATTAACCAGTTGAAAGTTGAAAGTTGA
- a CDS encoding FAD-dependent oxidoreductase — MRKKTLVLSLLLACATAFGQSSYDLVIVGGNPGGIMAAISAARMGKKSVILERTRYVGGLPANGLGATDIATRAATTGLFREFVDGVKQHYIDTYGPGSEQVKVCSDGYHFEPSVGARIFQKMLDGQKDKITVLTMRQFDAEDENIVMRDNRIEKIRILNRETGEMEEYTGSVFLDATYEGDLGAAAGVPFRVGREGKDEFGEPGAGRVYKYWGGPEGDGSTFKKDNAVQSYNYRLCLTNNPANRVAFTKPARYNREDYASIVEDVWTGRNTDAAMQRVTPEMMEENRKHIKAGNPSKLPGDKWGIAKITNIVHVPNMKTDANNQHGVFVSTDLPEENWPWPTSSWEWRDKFAQRLREYTEGLFWFAQNDPELPAHFRKAAKEWGLSKDEYADNGHFPRQVYVREGRRFEGAYFFTANDAIPVTIGSRPPIHQSSITASHYALDSHAVRKREEGRVHLDGFLSYPSAVYTVPYGVMVPKEVGNLLLPVPVSGSHIGFSTLRMEPCWMAMGQAAGIASALSIDGKVKVQNIDLSRLQDKLVDQKATLMYFKDVDYTSPHFRMVQYLGLRGYLPEWTARLQEPVDMATLTAWKKLSGKDLPGIEAGKTTRLVALEMIYRKIK, encoded by the coding sequence ATGAGAAAGAAAACACTTGTACTCTCCCTCCTTTTGGCCTGTGCGACCGCTTTCGGCCAGTCGTCCTACGACCTGGTGATCGTCGGCGGCAACCCCGGAGGGATCATGGCAGCCATCTCGGCTGCCCGGATGGGGAAAAAATCGGTAATACTCGAACGTACCCGCTATGTAGGCGGACTTCCCGCCAACGGACTCGGAGCAACCGACATCGCCACCCGTGCCGCAACGACCGGCTTGTTCCGTGAGTTTGTGGACGGAGTGAAACAACACTATATCGACACCTACGGTCCTGGCTCCGAGCAGGTGAAAGTATGCAGCGACGGCTACCACTTCGAACCCTCCGTCGGGGCACGCATCTTCCAGAAGATGCTCGACGGGCAGAAGGACAAGATCACTGTCCTGACCATGCGCCAGTTCGATGCCGAAGATGAAAACATAGTCATGCGCGACAACCGCATCGAAAAGATCCGTATCCTGAACCGCGAAACCGGGGAGATGGAGGAATATACCGGTTCTGTATTCCTGGATGCCACCTACGAAGGTGACCTCGGAGCTGCCGCCGGCGTTCCTTTCCGTGTAGGGCGCGAAGGGAAAGACGAGTTCGGCGAGCCCGGAGCCGGGCGCGTCTACAAATATTGGGGCGGTCCGGAAGGGGACGGCAGCACGTTCAAGAAAGACAATGCCGTGCAGTCCTACAATTACCGCCTCTGTCTGACCAATAATCCTGCGAACCGCGTGGCCTTCACCAAGCCGGCCCGTTATAACCGCGAAGACTATGCCTCCATCGTGGAGGATGTCTGGACCGGACGCAACACGGATGCCGCCATGCAACGCGTGACACCCGAAATGATGGAAGAGAACCGGAAACATATCAAGGCCGGCAACCCCTCCAAACTTCCGGGAGACAAATGGGGGATCGCCAAGATCACCAACATCGTCCATGTCCCGAACATGAAGACGGACGCCAATAACCAGCACGGTGTGTTCGTATCGACCGACCTGCCTGAGGAGAACTGGCCCTGGCCCACCTCTTCGTGGGAATGGCGCGACAAGTTCGCCCAACGTCTGCGTGAATACACCGAAGGCCTTTTCTGGTTCGCCCAAAACGACCCCGAACTGCCCGCCCACTTCCGCAAAGCAGCAAAAGAATGGGGACTTTCGAAAGACGAATATGCGGACAACGGACATTTCCCGCGCCAGGTCTACGTCCGTGAAGGCCGTCGTTTCGAAGGTGCATATTTCTTTACCGCCAACGATGCCATTCCGGTAACGATCGGTAGCCGCCCGCCCATCCACCAAAGCAGCATAACGGCGAGCCATTATGCGTTGGATTCGCATGCGGTACGGAAAAGAGAAGAAGGAAGAGTGCATCTGGACGGCTTCCTGAGCTATCCGTCGGCAGTATACACAGTCCCCTATGGCGTGATGGTCCCGAAAGAAGTGGGCAACCTCCTGTTGCCCGTCCCGGTGTCGGGTTCGCACATCGGATTTTCCACCCTGCGCATGGAGCCTTGCTGGATGGCAATGGGACAGGCCGCTGGTATCGCCTCCGCCCTTTCGATTGACGGAAAGGTGAAGGTGCAGAACATCGACCTCTCCCGTCTGCAGGACAAGCTGGTCGACCAGAAGGCGACACTTATGTATTTCAAGGATGTGGATTACACGAGTCCTCACTTCCGCATGGTGCAATATCTGGGACTTCGCGGCTATCTTCCCGAATGGACTGCACGTTTGCAGGAGCCGGTGGATATGGCGACTCTAACCGCCTGGAAAAAACTGAGCGGAAAGGACCTGCCGGGCATAGAAGCCGGTAAAACGACAAGATTAGTGGCTTTGGAAATGATTTATCGGAAAATAAAATAA